The window CACTAATAAGCGGCACAACCTTCATTCTGGCTCCACATCCTTGAATTAGCCTTTCCAGGCACTTGGCCTCCTGCCCAGGTTCAGGTTTTGATTTCCGACTAACCAGGAATGTGTGTCAGACAGCccccctgcctcagccctgctGACCAAAGAAGCCAGGGGCATTGACACCATTCCCCTGTCTTCCCACAGATACGTCTCCTGTGTGCTTGGATGCCCCTATGAAGGGAAGATCTCCCCAGCCAAAGTAGCtgaggtgtgtgtgagtgtcagGGTGGGGGGTTGTGAGGTTGGCTTCCTTGCCTGCCCCTGAGTGCATAGGTTCCCCTCACCACCCTTTCCTGATGGGTCACTGATTCCTTaacacccctgccctccccgcagAGTAAAATGCCTCCAATTGAGTTTCCAGTCTGGATAGTGGACAGGCAATAATTGAGGTGATAATCCTTTTTGGAgaggaccccccgccccccccgcaacTCCTGCCCCAGCGTTTTTGCTGTGCCTTGTCTTGGTCAGAGCGGCCACTTCACATCCTCTGAGCAGCAACCAAGTCAGCCCTGAGGACACAGTGTGGAAACTGAGTTTGAGCGTGAGGGACACAAGAGCTCATGGTATTTAGTCCTCAAAACCACCCTGCAAATTCGGTATTATTGTTGAGACTAACTAACTTGCCATGCAGGTTGCCAATGGTGCCACCGGGTCTCCACCCCCATCTCGTTTACCTCCAAAGCCCACTTGTTCTTCCCCAAAACCAGGTAGCATCCAAAAATGAGGAATGGTAGGTGTGGCATCTGGGATTGAGAGTGACTGCTGTGCTCCACGACTCAGCCTCCTGTTGCCACCATAGCCCTTCAGAGGCTTGCCACTGTTTTCAGAAGCAGAAATTGAAGCTCCGGAAAGTGAGTCCCTGGCCAGGATCCCACAGCTAGTGAGCAGCAGAGCCGCGATTTTAATCCAGCGTCGTCTCACTCCAGAGCGGCTCCTTCCTTCCACTGCCCGCCTGCCCCCGCAGGCTGCGGGCTGCTGTCACTCCTCACCATTTCCTTTAAGCCGCAGACCATTGTTGAGTGTTGGCCCCGCCACgcccttcctccaccttctcaGCAGCACCGTGTAGGGAAGCATCTCCTTGGGCCGGGCTTACACTGCTCTGGTTTTGCAGTGCTTTTAGGGCTTTGTAAAcgggcttctttttttttctttttttttaaaaatattttattgattttttacagagaggaagggagagagatagagttagaaaaatcgatgagagagaaacatcgatcagccgcctcctgcacatctcctattggggatgtacccgcaacccaggtacatgcccttgaccggaatcgaacctgggacctttcagtccgcaggccgactctctatccactgagccaaaccggtttcggctgtaaacGGGCTTCTAAACATTTAAATAGTTACGTACTtctgttaaaaatataaagtggGCACCTCTGACGCCTGATTTCACAGACCTTCCCACCAAGGATAAGACTACAAGAAAGGGGTCCGTTTTACTGCTTCCAGTGGCTGAGTGCCACAGTGTATGAAGGCGGGAAGGGAAGGACTGGAGTTTGAGACCCGGGTGGGAGGAAAGCACAGGGgttggagcccagagcctgctcCTGACGTCCGGTGTCCTGACGAGAAGAATGAGGAATATCACTCCGCTCAAAGTTGTAAGGAGCCTGTGACCCGGTTGGCTTAGTGCTCAGACACGGAGGTGTTCTGGACAGGCCAAGGACCCCTGTTTCGGAGCCTTGGATCCTTGGCTGGGGAATCTGATGTCCTCCAAGTGCCTGTTTGTTTTCCCAGGTCAGCAAGAAGATGTACTCCATGGGCTGCTATGAGATCTCCTTGGGGGACACCATCGGCGTGGGCACCCCTGGGATCATGAAGGATATGCTGTCTGCTGTCATGCACGAGGTGCCTGTGGCTGCCCTGGCTGTCCATTGTCATGACACCTATGGCCAGGCCCTGGCCAACACCTTGATGGCCCTGCAGGTAATACAGGCATGTCCCAGGAGAAAGGCATGTGTCCATTCTCCCAAAAGATGTGGCGGCAGGACAGCTGTGTTTCATCCGTGCTTTCAGCAAGCCTTCACTGTGCTGAATGCTGGTACCTGTGTGACAGGCCCTGGGCTCACTATGATGGACATAGACATGTGACCCTGCCCCAAAAGTTCTTATGTCTGTGTGTTAGGGGCGACAGTGCAGGAGTTAGGGAATAATCCTCATGCATTATGACAAATGCTCGAAGGAAGCACAGGCTGAGGAAGGTCCCCACCCCAGCGGGGAGGTCAGAGAGGATTTGCCAGAAGAGGCCTAAGTGAGGCTTGAAGGACCTGACAAAGTTCAGCAGTTGAACAGGGAGCAGAGGTGGCTGGGCAGCACTGCACTGAGAGACTGAGGGAGGGTTCGGGGAGGACTACTGGGCCCTGGTCCTGGATGACATGCGGGTTCGAGTGTGCGAGGAGCCAGGCAGTAGGGAGGTAGGCAGAGGTCAGAGGGAGAGCCTTAATGCTGCTTTCCAGAGATTGGACTGAAACTTCAAGTTGGGTTTCCCTTGAGGCTTCTTGTGGGCTGGTCCTGTATGAGGAGTCCATGGCCTGGCTGCCCATTAGAAGGAACGTTCTCAGTGTCTGACCACAGGCTACCTTGCTGGAGCATTAGTCTCATTCCACCCTGCTGTCTTTAGGAGAGGCTCATGTCTCAGGTGATTCTATTACTTTCTGGGTCTATTTTCTCAGAGTTGTGGTTGTCAAGGTTGTTAAGGTCTGTTAGAAGTttaaggaggagaaagggaacagTCATCTAAGGGAGTAGGAGATGACTGACCTGGGGAAATGGCCGGGTCCCTGGGGTTAGAGAGCAGCCTTGTGCGGGAGGGCGCATAAATGAATCACAGTAAACAGCAGGGATCTGGAATCCCTTCAGTGGGAGGCGGTGACTTGAGGTCCGTGATCAGGAAGGGCCCCTCTGAGGAAGTGACTTGTAGGCTGAGACCTTAAGGGTAAGAGGGAACCTTGAAACCATTGAAGGAACTGAGTGGGGATGTTCCTGGCAGAGGAAACAGTGTGCACCAAAAAGCCTCACACTGGCCCGGAGCTAAAAAGAGGAACACCCTCTCTTTCAGTGGGATTTCCACTTTAGCAGAATCAGAAACCAAAGGAATGCATAACCTGCAGTGGAATTCCAGGCGGCAGACGGTTGGGAGGTTTAGAAGGACCCGCTTTGTCGGCTTTGGCCCCCACCGTGACAGCCTTGTCACCATCCTTTCGTCTCCAGATGGGAGTGAGTGTCGTGGACTCTTCTGTGGCAGGACTTGGAGGCTGTCCCTATGCACAGGGGGCATCGGGAAACTTGGCCACCGAGGACCTGGTCTACATGCTGGAGGGCTTGGGCATTCACACGGTAAGCTTGTCTGCCCCTGTGGCCATAGCCCTGAACTAACCAGGGGACAGGAGCTGATGGGCTTGGTTAGTAGTTTTTTTGGGGTcagtggaagagggaaggaggagcagTTAAGAGGGGAAAGGTGCCAGGGGATTATTGTGTACTTTTGAGATAGCAGAGTGTGGGTGATCCAGGCCTGGAGAAGGCCAGGCTCTCAGTGTGAGTGTGACAGTTTGGTTTAAGGAGGCACCAGGGTATAAGGAAAGAGCCCCCCAAAAGGGTCAGGTGTGTGACCTGAAATGAGTCAGTTGTCTCTAGACCTTTGTTTTGTTCTCTGTAGAATGAGGCAGTGGAATTAGCCCCCAGGGCTCTGTCAGAGTCAGTAAGGGCAGCCAATGTGGACCGGAAGCACAGCCGCTGTTCTCTGGGATCAGGTGGACCTGGGTTTAAAACCTCGTCCTGCCActcacaagctgtgtgacctgacAAAtgccttcacctctctgggcctacgaaatgggaataataatagcacctatcTCGTAGGGCCGTTATGAAGATGAACTGAGAAAACGGAGAATGCTTAGCCCAGAACTGAGCACATAGTACACATCAGTCAATAGGAGCTATTGCTATGAACAGGTTTTCTGGAGTGGCCCTTTCAGTAGGTGTTTTTACTCTCTCTGCCTCACAGTTCATTGCTTGAATATGTACTTTTAGACCActgtgggccaggccctgtgctaggccCTGGACATGGAGTACTGAACAAGACCGACGGATTCCTATTCTGGTGGTGGCATGACACAGATTGAGGCATCCTATACAAGGGGAGTCAGAGGGGGGGCCGATGCCAGAAGGACATGACCTCACAGGCAGCTAGCTGGTGTCTATCATCAGGGGAACAAGAGCCTGTCTGTCTTCACCTTTACTTTTtcgtttcatttaaaaaaattttttttagagaggaagagagagagggagagagagagaaacattgatcggttgcttcccacacgCGCCCcgatgggggattgaacctgcaaccctggcatgcgccctgactgggaatgaaacccaccacctcttggtgtacggaaggatgctccaaccaacagagccacacccgccagggccaCCTTTAGTTTTTCAGTATCACAGTTGTATGTCCAATGTGATGTTTCCCTGGGTACTGAGGGCATGTCATGACTTACTGCATCTTCCAACTTGTTTCTCAAAGGGCGTGAACTTCCAGAAGCTCCTGGAAGCTGGGACCTTTATCTGTCAAGCCCTTAACAGAAAAACCAGCTCCAAAGTGGCTCAGGCTACTTGTAAACTGTGAGCCCCTTGCCCACCTGAAGCTCTGGGGACTGTGGGAATAGGGGCACGTCTGATGATTCACTGATGGACACACGGAAATGGGAATGACAGGAACAGGAACAGGCACCTCACCACCAGGACACCTAAGTATGACTGAGAGGCCTCCCTTCACCATGGACCCAGGAGTTGAGGACACTTGGGAACCCAGGTCCCTGGCTTGGGTTGATCCCCAAGCCTTACCTCTGGGTGACATCTGCCAGGTGGCTACACAGCGACACAGTGCAGCCCTGCCGTGGCCTCGGTGCCGTTGCTCTCTGAGTTTGTAGGGCAAAAGGCATGGACGGTTTTCCCTGAGCTGGCAGAGGGCATTTGCTGAAGGGATGAGGGCTGAGCTTCTGCATTGGCCACCTGCCAACTTAGCACCTCTGAAAAAATCTCCACTCTGAACATGGTTTTTGAAAACAGCTATATAATTAAAGGTTTAATGACATGGAACCATTCCAGTGCTCTGCGGATGTGTGTATATGAGAGCAGAGGAATAAAACATCTTTATTCGCACTGAGGGGGAAATGCAGACTAATCTTTggatttttctctgtttctccacTTGAGCCCCCAAAGCAGCGACTGGGAATTGGTGGCTTGGGGCTTACCCTTGGCTCTGACCGGGGCTGCTGCACAAGCTCCCCCAGGCAGCAGTGGCCGTGCGCTCCTCTGGGTCTGGGCTAGAGCAAGCCTGGGTCCCTTAGTTCCTTGTGCCTCAGGCTCTGCCGGTCGCCGTCCTTGGCAGGCCAGAGCTTTCCAGGTTTGGGGAAACACTTGTGCGTTTATTTCTTTGCTCGGGTTTCATCACTCAGTATGCCATGCCTTTATACACATCATCCCTAGCCCTACCTTTATCTTAAACAGAAACAACCATTCTTTAACGCACTGGGAGGCAGGTGCCGACGAGCCATTCCCAGCAGCTGGGGGCCTACAGTTTGTGTGAAGGCGGGGCGCGGTGGGCGCGTCGTAGCCCTCCTTCAGTTTCAGGGTCCCTCCAGGCAGGCTAGTGGGTTTTCCAACTAGACTTCCCTTCGACCAGCGCCGCCCTTCTTGCCTTTGTTCTAGCGGCTGTCTCCACACAACCGAAGAAAGGGCTGGGCAGATACAAAAGGGCTGGAGCACCTGCGGAGGAGCCAGGAGACGGGTTCCCGCCGCGGTTCATCGGCCAGGCGCCCCGACAAGCCCATCTCCCGGCGCGCTGCCCTCGCCTGCTCCCAGGTCGGGACGAGCGCTCGCGCCTTGGCGCGGGACCGGAGCACCCACCACGGGGCGGACCTCCGCCGCTCGGCTCCCGGGCCCCGGGTCCGATCGCACCTCCCCTCCGTCGGCCGCCCGGCACCAGCTGCGCCGCCCACCGCTGGCCTCCGTAGGAGCGCGCCGCGCAGGCGCCTTCAACCGCTGCTCCTTGGTCCTCCCGGCGCCCCGTAGTTTGGTTTTCCGATTGACACGTTCgcggagggcggggaggaggcggggctaGGTGGGCTGTGGGCCCTTAAAGGGACCGAGGTGTGGGAGGTGGCACCGCTGGAGGCAGCGCGAGACGCGCGGTCCTAGGCAGGTTCGCGAAGGGAGTGCGGGGCCGGACGGGCGGGCTCGCGAGGGGCCGGTGGTCCGCGGGGAGCGGGGGAGTTTCGGGGACCGGGCTGTGCCACCAGGACTCGCCCCCGTGGCGCCCAGCTCCCGCTGCCGTGGCTGGGGTGCCCGGGGTCATTCATTCCCAGCCTGGGGGCTCCTGGCGCGGCCAGCTCCTACCCGGGACCCAATTCCTGCCGGGGGCCCAGCGCCCCTCCCACCCGGATGCGGGCTGGGGAGACAAGGACGAGACAGCTGAGCTGGGTCGCCCCGCCGGCCGGCACGGGCTGACGGCTTCACCAACCTTTCTGCCTCCCAGGGCACCCTCCGCTGCCACTTTCTGGGGCTCCGCACAGTGCGCGGACCTCGGCGGagtgagggcggggagggggaggttcGGCATCCGGGGCAGAGTCCAGCGGGAAGCAGTGGGTAAAAGACTAAATGCTTGGGCGAGGGGCTGGTGTGAGAGCCTGGAGATCCGGATTCTCGCTCAGCTACCACAAGCTGTGACCGCAGGCAAATTACTTCATCTCCCTGACTTTACTATCCCTGTCTGTGAAGCACCAGTGATAATATCTGCCTCATCAGGATGCTGGGGGAACtcagaaaaataatgcaaaaaatgCGCCCGGAACAGCGAGGCCGCTCAGCCAAGTTGGTTGGAGCTGGATGAGCCCAGGAGGCATTGGAGGCAGCCTGGCAGGAGGCGGCTGCGGGCCGGGCCTCCCCCATGAAAGGCCTCAGTGTCTGGAgcttccttctccctccatcccccccgcGCTGAGTTTGCTCAGGGCGGGGTGCACACCTTGCAGTGGAATGGATGCCAAGGCCACGTCTTCACCGGCCCGCTCAGTGAGGACTACAGTTGGGCGGGATCCTTAGCTCCAAACCCGAGTGATCTGgccggcctggggtggggcggggccaccGCCAGGACAGCGGTGCTGCAGCCCCAGAGCTGGGCTCAGCCTGCCTGGCAGAGGACCCCACCCTGAAACCACCTGGTAGTTTCCTGCTTCCTCCCAGCCGACCCCTGAGGGAGTAAGTCAGGGGGGCTGAGTACAGCGAGGGCCCAGAGCCAGATCGCACATAAGTGATCTCCAAGGCCTAAGGCCAGAACATGACGGTATCCAGACTTGGACCAGGGCTGACTCCAGAGCCACCCTATTAACTAGGACACACTACCGCTCCCCTCCGAGGCCAGACTCCAGTCGGAAGGAGCTGAGTGCCCAGCTTCAGCCACCTCTGAGGCTCTGTGTTCTGGTCCAGGTGCAATGGCAGAAAAGGTGCTGGTGACCGGTGGGGCTGGCTACATCGGCAGCCACACGGTGCTGGAGCTGCTGGAGGCGGGCTACTCACCCGTGGTCATCGACAACTTCCATAATGCCATCCGcggtgagtgtgggggggggctgGGCTTCTGGAGGGGACGGAAGGAGAACCCTGGGTACCACCTCCAAGGGGTGTGTGTCTGGCTAGTCTCCAGGACCCCATCTCTGATTTTGATGGCCTCTGTGTGCCCGACCAGGAGCGGGGTCCATGCCCGAGAGCCTGCGGCGGGTTCAGGAGCTGACAGGCCGCTCTTTG is drawn from Myotis daubentonii chromosome 3, mMyoDau2.1, whole genome shotgun sequence and contains these coding sequences:
- the HMGCL gene encoding hydroxymethylglutaryl-CoA lyase, mitochondrial isoform X2 translates to MIDMLSEAGLPVIEATSFVSPKWVPQMADHIEVLKGIQKFPGINYPVLTPNFKGYQAAVAAGAKEVSIFGAASELFTRKNINCSIDESLQRFDQVLKAAQAAGIPVRGYVSCVLGCPYEGKISPAKVAEVSKKMYSMGCYEISLGDTIGVGTPGIMKDMLSAVMHEVPVAALAVHCHDTYGQALANTLMALQMGVSVVDSSVAGLGGCPYAQGASGNLATEDLVYMLEGLGIHTGVNFQKLLEAGTFICQALNRKTSSKVAQATCKL